ATTGTTGAAAACTCCCCTCATTTATATCAAATAAGTAAATAGAATAAATGTTTGGGCAAGAGGtggaggacaccctggactagtcgccagccaatcgcgtaTCAGGGCAGATAATGAACAGTGGATTGGTCACCACTCAATGCCAGATCTTATACAGACAAACGTGCATTCCTACTCATGGACTATTGTGTTCAATCAAAATGACCTCACATCATCAAAAAGGGATCAATATTGTCATCAATCGTGCAATCAAAGTCCAAGCTTCTTCCATACGTCTGGGCGGCttctcgttttgtttttgttgaaaagaagaaagtgtCCCTTGCCTATTAGCCACAAGTCGCTTTACACTAATCGCAGTCTAATAGCATGTGTGTGACGTACACACGCATTGATTGCAAATCAGCTTAAGTCCTCTCCGTCTGCTCAAAgacgtcatttgcaaacatctgctggTGTGGACAAACAATATGTGCTTACCGAGGGCTGAACGCATCAGCGTGTactgtgcgcatgtgtgtttaCCACCCGCCAAGGCAGAAAGAGCGTCGGAACCATTTTGGACAGGTGTGACCTTCTTCCGCATCTGGCAGAGGTGACCTTCATGTGGGTGAAATATTTCAACTAAGTCATACTTCAAGTTTAAAATTCATCAAAACGTTTTCACATTCTACACAAATGCatccaaaaaaatgtcagcagcAATATAAAgccgaaaatatttttttgttttaataacctAACTCTAATAAAATGGGGGAGACAATAAATCTAAGTTAATTGAAACGAGTGAGCGTGAGTTACATGTTTCAAGCGAGTGTCAAGGTTGTTGGGCAAGTGCTACTCAAAGAACTACAAAAATGGCAGACCTACAGGAGGgcggaaggccaaaacatcccacaTTCGTCGCAGGTGAAACTTATTTAAAGTAATAAAGCGGCAGGCAGGAGGACGCTCGCCGTCATGTCGTCGTTATCAAAAACTGTCAATATTGCGGACAGGCACCTGGTAAGATACACGTTTGTGTTACTACGTACTTCCCCTAAAATGTATGTTTGGGTTAGAATAGCGCTAGCTTAGCCGCGGGCCAGTAGCTACAAGCGCTTTGTTAAGCCTTTCATTCACGCCCATATGTGCTCAACTGTCGTTTGGCCATCGAATGTTATGTTCGACTTGTGGGTTTTCACATGTATCTTGTCTTGAAGTGCACATTTTTATACGGTAATTACAAGAGCAACTGTATATGAAATATGGtcaattccgaacatccgggcatttctgatattttcacAATGCACATGCTTCATTTTCAGTACATGGTGAAAACAAACGgcgtattgtattgcttttgcctgtgactaccATACAAACCAGacagattgttatagtagtccAACGACATTTCATTAAATCAAAAGTTATCCAAATCATATTCCAATACTGTATATGCATTTCAATAAGTGGAGAGCGTCCTTTcacgaccgccattttgacttgacgTAAGCTGGCTGTGATTTTGTAGCCTATTTTatgcaagtgtaaaaaaaaattttttaaataaatattcatgcAAAAGTTTTCCCCATCTTTTTAgtgttaaagggatagtttacttatttagctatttttggcagtcgacattaatattttgcttataataaatttaatgttttcattatttttaatgtacaattagtacctttaaaaatacattttgcaacttgctgttgactgaaaatgacatcacaagggctcagctaaccaatcacagctcacctgttttctcggtttggtcatgtgacattcacaagctgagctgtgattggttacctgagcccttgtgatgtcattttcagtggacagcaagttgcaaaatgtgtttttaaaggtactaattgtacgtgaaaaataatgaaagtatcaagttaaaggtgtattcaaggatcttttgtctctccgtcttccgggtggatcatcttaacaattggttctcgattccgtcaatcaatctgccgtaacgACCTCGTGCGTGCTCGTTCTTAGCTGAGCATGCGCACCCGGCCCCACCCCCGCGGACGAGCAGGATTGCTGGTAGGCTGTCTgccatgcacattttttaagaAGTGACTAACGGACggtttggcttctactttttgagaagatccttgaatacaccgttcattaattaatttaggTACAGAATTAAACGTGTAGTATGTTTCTTGACAAGTGCTCACACACAAAAGGAAGAAGCCAGAAAGTTGCCTGTGGGTTATTTGTAGGATTTTCGGTTTAAGTTGGGAGCATCCCTTCCAACTAAGTGAAATCTTGAACTGCTCATCTTCAAACTCTGAATCGGCGCTATTGACTTTGACCGAGTGTAACTAGCTTATTTTTAACTTCAAAACATTCccaaaagtcttaaaaaaaaaaaaaaaagtgtgtgcgaGCTAAGGTGCAACTTGTTGAAAGTTGTTCTTCCCATTTGGTTGACGGTTTTGTTTTCGAAGTAAGCACATAAACAAAAGGCTCGGGAGCCTTGTCGCATGTTATCCGCTTAAAAGTACCCTGACTGTTTGTGTCGTTTGTGGTGTGTGTTTGTTGACTGGTGGGTGACACCCCCACCTTCGTGTGTCTGGTGAGGCCAGTGTTGACCCAAAGAGGTTTATGGGGGACCACAGCTGAGTGGATTAACGTCTACAGTTTGTGTTTATGACAGCAAAGCCTGTGGGGGCTTAGGGGCGGTCACCAAATGTGCGTGAAACCCCTCAGGAGGTCTTTCAGCTGTCGCAAGGGtctgttgttttatgtttaccGGCAGCCACGGGTCCACCGTGAGAAACCAAAGCGCTAAAGTTAGACGTCGCCTAAGCGTGGAACTCATTTGCTAGCTTAAGCGGAAGAACAAAATGTCTTGGAAGCCCCTTTCACTCTCGAGATGTCTCggtcacatttttttgcaccaaagactgtcatttatttttttgctgtctgtCAAAAACGAGTCTCAATCCAATTCCTCGGCAAtgcattttgaagggaaaaaaaaagaagaacacgttaaaattgttttatcttaattaaaaaataatttaatatgtAGGGTATCCCAACATGATAACTTTTTATATGGCTGTAGTCAGCAGTGGTTCAAATAAAGTCAACAGATTATCCTTGACTTtagattgaaattaaaaaaatctgatctttttcagatgaaaatcaTGTAATCGGCCCTGATTTCCGATCACATGATCGGAACATGACTGACTAACAGTGGAGCGGGTTATTATTCACCCATGGTTTTACGCAGAAGCAAAATCCAAAGCAAGATACAGCACAACAAATGAAAGACATGACAAAGTGTGTTTGGAGTTGaattataaatatttgaaataattGTATACAGCATAGAAATCTCTTGACAAACCAACAAAAGTTACAAAATGTTACAAAAGTTTTCCTCCGAGTCGGCATCGCTCTCGGCATGAACGCAATTTGAACAATACAAAAGGTACAAAGACGGCTGACAGACTCACAACATTGCATGCAACGTTTCCTTTGAGTGGTTAACAGTGCCAAGCCCAAAGAAgcccaatttttttatttttttatttttttacaagatggcttcaagaaggaggaggaagtacaacttatctacatttttctccatctTGGCAAATACTCATTATTGGTCATCGCAGTAAACATTTAAGACTATtgcacagaaagaaaaaaaaaaaaagtttgtgttttACCAACGTTAACTTTCACAATAAGGCGACTTTCtattccttttttaaattttcttcaAAAGTGATACGAAccagcgttttgttttgtttttttgttgttgttgtttggttgtttgtttttagctgaCGTGACTTCCAATTGACTCTTCAAGTTGCTTTGGTACTCAAGTTTGCAAGATTATTATCAACTCTGAGTGGAAAAATTACAGACATAAGCAAGTACAAAAAGCCGGGACTGAATTATCGACGTCTCCATAAAAACAACACTTGGCACCTACGTAGCtcgtattgggaaaaaaaaaaaaaaaaaaagtgcttgtaCGCGGCGGAGCGTGAGGTAAACGGCGTTAAACACTGCGGTTGTGCGACACCATTTTGGTTTTCCTGTAAACGGTGCAGCGAGAACTCGCACAGAATTCCGAGCTGGAAGTGTGTCGGACTCGTAGACGTCACAGAAAACGCGTAGCGTACACAAAGTGTAGCGGGGACGGGGAAGAGGCGGGTCCTTTTAGCTGGTGTGAATCAATCGGCGGCTCAGTTTGTTCTTATGACTTCATTCAGTGTATAATAcagtcagtgtgtgtgcgtttgtgtacaTAATGTCCTCGAGgtacagtgattcccaaccacaatggtacaaaatgtacaaataccgGATTTGGGTTCATCTGTTGATGCTAGGGACGTATAGCGAAAAGCACAGTGAAGCCCCATTATACTGTACTGAGGTTCATCTGCGCCATTGCAGATTTTCAAGCATTAGGAGGTTGGAGAGGATACAGGCAAGTCCCAATTCAGAGTTGCCTGAACATATTACTGGAAGACACGTGGCCGTGTTGTTGTGAATTATTGTATGTGTTGCTGCTTCATGTGTGTAAAGTGGCAGCTGGTCTGAGGTTTAGAATTACCGTAACGTTTATTGCATTTGGcattacatgttagcattatgctagctTATTTAAGTTAGCTGAAAAAGGGGCtcagttgaacattttggtaaATGTTTTGTTCTCCGTATGTGTTGCTGTTCCATGTATGTAAAGTAGCAGTTCGTTGAAAGTTTAGAATTATTGCAACATTGATGCTAAATTTCCATTAGCGTGTCTATTTATGGTTTAAATgttagaggaagtcaaccttacacagttcttgacaataatgttatatgtgacctcactagtctaaacatgacagttagatttatattacatttgtggaatacgagttaggaagcaaaattcagccttttttaatctatctcaggggcggccattttgccacttgctgttgactgaagatgacttcTGTgtttctcagggctcaggcaacgaccaatgagagctcacctgttttctgaagctgtgctgtgattggttgttacctgagacccgagcaactgtgatgtcaacagcaagtggcaaaatggccgccccctgagatggataaaagctgctggattttgctgcctaactcaaattccactaacgcaatattaactagaataccttttggactagtggggctgcatagaacatattgtcaaaaaaagatttgggttgacttcctctttaaacatacacaattctaaacattttttattgccatcccttgctcgtttttttttttccgtttttttttggtcgctttttttttttgtttttttgttttttttctcagcaaatAAGAGTACATGTTGAAACAAAACGTGAATTTGCAAATGCCGAATTGTGGTTATGCGACAGGTGATGGTCTAATGTATatactttttatacttttttgtgatgtttttctttGGTGGCACATAGGGgctatttttgtaatgtaaaagGTGTGCCTTGGTGCAATaaaggttgagaaacactgatccATAAGTCATTGCTCAGGGATCCCAATGTCACTTTGGAGATCCGTTTTCAAGTCAGgcagttcagttttttttttttttaaatctcgtcCCATCAACAGAGGGTCTTGAGCGCCCCTGACGCGCAGAGCAGAGTCTGCATGGGGTAGGGCGGCGGGGACACCACTTCCTCCACCACCTGCTCGGGCCGGAAGCTGAAAGGCTGTAGTTGCACCTTCTTCTTGAACGGCCCCACGCAGGGGAACTTGGCACGCTGCGTGGGGCTGTCGGGGTCGCTGCTGCTACTGCTGAGATTGGACGGCGGGCTGAAGGCCGACGCCGGTTTGAGTGGGCTGAAGGCCGACTTGGGCGGGCTGAAGGCCGAGCCGCCCGGCGGGCTCCCCACCGCGCTGGGAGGGCTGCAGCTGGTGTCAGACGAGAAGCCCCCGCCCCAGTCGGCGGAGACGCTCTTCTTGGGCTGCGGGTGGACGATGAGCACGGGCGGACTGGGGATGGTGGCCTTCTTCAGATAGGACGAGTCGGGCTGGAAGGCGGAGACGTGGCGGGGCGGCGACAGCGTCCCGTTGGTCAGCTTGTACCAGGGCGAGGCGGGCGCGTCGTCCAGCCGCTCGGCCTTGGCGAGCGAGCCGAACGAGTGCATGCCGATGGGCGAGGGTGCGGGCGGGGCCGGCACGCTGTGCTcggggctgctgctgctgttgttgacgGGAGGCATGGTGGCCAGGCGGCGGCGCTGTTGGGGCGTGTGTGACGAGAACAGGGGCTGGATCTCCAGGTACTCCATAGACGACGATGCcaccgtgcccggcggcgccaGCGGCGAGTTACGATGGCCACCAGTTATAGCACGTAGCAGACCTGCGCAACACCAACCGTTAGCAGAGTCCAACATATGCAGAATATGATCCAAAACATGCATGTCCACTCGGCCATCAGTTTTCAGACCCCTTGCTTCAAATTCATGAATACTTGAAATTCATAAAAAGTGATGCCGTCaaatgtaaggctttttaaaatacattacacCATTTAAGACCACTGTCATAAAAGTCAGGACTATTTAAggctagggatgggtgagtaccaatgtgagccttattttaaggtatcaatACTCGCGACAGTAGCTGATACCAGTATTGACCgccggaactagaaattagaaacaaGAATATAAATTTGCCATGAAGttgatgcaattttaaggaaataaTCTATTTTATAGGACTTTGAATAAGGTAGCTCTCACTGTTTTTTGAGGAATTTTGttgtactagtggtattggtatttGCTATTGACTTCTCAAGAGTTGAGCACTCTACcaatactggtattggtctgaaaaaagtggaatTAAACATCCCTATTTAAGACCAATTTCATCAAGTTTAAGACCGCTttctttcattgtatttattcaAATGTAAGACTGTGTACTAGGACCAATTTCATCTAAAGTAGTAAATTTGATCCCATCAAATTTAAGACCTCTTCCATCAAATGAAAGATTTAAAGACCAGTTTCATAAAATTGAAGACAACCTATCAATTTTAAGACCGACTGATTCTAAGAAGAATTTAAGACCGCTTGAATTCAATATAATGCCATTTATCTGATGAAGTATTTTAAAGATTTCCGAGAGAAGTATATTTTATGTAGCATTTTTCATTGAGGACTCTGGAAGTGCTTCGCATAGTTTAAGATTAAGTTTAGACCACTTTGATCAAAtttaagactcttaagaacatttCAGACCCTTGTGTGACCACTTCCATCAAATTTAAGACTTTTTGGAAGCCAGTTCTATCAAATTTAAGACCAATACCATCAAAGAGACTTTAAGGCCACTTTGTTTAAAGTTGACACTTTTTCACAGGTTGAAATTTAAGACCTTGACGCAATACGAGCATCATGAGCAGGTGATGTGGCTTCAGTATTAcatcacattgttttgtttacattctcaCAAATTAGTAAGCTTTTCGAGGGTGGACATACATGTTTTTGGATTGGTGACATTGAGTGGTTTCTACTTGAACGTCTGAGGATTACAACATGTTGACGTATCGTCTGAGACGCTTCTTCTTGTATGAACAGATGTTAGGGaaggtggttggatggatgcacAGGGAAACAATGGACAGATGGACGAAATAAGTAAGGGGAGCATGCATGTTGTCTCAACCTACCCTGCATGGACAAAGAACACCAAGCGTGGAGATGAGACACAAAAACACAGGGACAAACGCCGACAAGGCGGCCACCAAAGACGCTCACCAGTGCGGTGCTTTTTCTCCTTGGTGGGCCCTTTGCTCACGGCTAAGTAGACGGGCGCTTGCTTGGGCGGGATGGTCAGCTTGTCCACATGCTTGCGCCACTGCGTCTGGAAGTACTCGTTCTTCGGCTTGTCgcccttcttcttctcctggaACTGCATCTCCTGAGGACGGACAGCGGCCGCAGACGATTCAAGGCCACTTCAATTTAAGGCCCTTTTCAGGCTTGCGCTCATCACAAGACctttaaacatcaaatttatgACCCCTTAAGCCCCTTTTCCTCAAGTTTAACATTTTACTGAAAGCAAATTAGCCAGATTTAAGACCCCTTTAAAGGCtactttcaaaaaataaaaatctctaaGGTAGTTTGCAAACACCGGTAGATCAAATTTACACTATTTTTAAGAACTACTTCTGTCAGatataaggcaaggcaaggcaagtttatttggatagcacatttcatacacaaggcaactcaatgtgctttacacgaggaaaggcaacacataaacatcaacaaacagttaacattcagaggaagaaaaataaaaataggttacaaaatttactaaaaagaacatacaataacaatcttaaaccattcaacaaactttaaaacatttagcataaggaagtttaaaataatacaaataattaaaaaggaaaaagaaaagaccctTTTGAGACTGTTTATAATTTACTATCaaatttaagcttttttttttcctgccactaTGATCATatgattattttgtttaaatagaCTTGAAGACCGTTTTGGTCAGATTTAAGTCAGTTTCATTAATTAAATTCAAGACTTAGACTACTGCAATCAAATTTAAGACTTTTGAacaactataaaaataaagattttatggcctctttcatcacattttagaatttttaataccattttggttaaatttaagatttttttttaatcattttgttCACATTTTAAGACTTTGAATGGATTTAAGACTTCAACTAATTCCATCAAATTTAAGACCCTTTTAAAGACACTGATCAAATTTATGACCCTTTTAAGACAAATAGCAGAATCCTAAAATTGACTCATATATTCCAGTTAAGTGATCAAAGTTTTCAAGATGGCTTTACACAGTTTCTTGTGGTTCCCGGCAAATGGACATACCCTGTACTCTTTGGAGAGCCTCTTCATCTTCTTGTTGAGCAGGAAGTAGACTGCGAGGGTGTGGCAGGCGCGGTTGGTAAGCACGGCGCTGAGGACCTCGCTGTGCTTGTAGGACATCTTCTCTGTCATGTGCAGCAGCACCGTGTGGTTGATCTCCTCGATGTGGATCCTTCAACAAGCCAAAGTTCAGAAAAGGggactgtgcaaaaaaaaaaaaaaaaaggctaagggaggggagggggctcTTTGGCGGCCATACCTGTTGAGGTAGGGCGCCCCCGTGTTCCTGTTGGCCAGCTGCAGCCACGAGTCGGCCATCACTTGGTGGATGTTGGGACGCTTGTTGGGGTCGGGCTCCAAGAGCTTCTTGAGTAGGCAGATGGCGGCTGGAAAAAGAAACATCAAATATTACAAGCTGCCTCGTAGATATAAGTAAGgaacattaaaaacatttaactaCTTTGAACCATCAAATTTAAGACCCTTTTAGACCACTTTGGTCAATTTTAAGACTTATCGGATTCAAGACTTTTTAAGGTCATTTAGATTAATTGTAAGACATTTTTAAAGGCCACTTCAATAAAATGTAAGACCCTTTTAAACCACATTGAATAAATTTAAGCCCCTTTTAGATCCCTTTGCTCAAATTTGCTCAAACAGATTCAAGACTTTAAGGACATTTAgattgaatgtaaagtatttttttaaggccacttcaaatcaaatcaaacttagGCTTTTAACAACTAGTCCAACCACATTTAAGACCCTTGCAAAACCACTTTGGTCAAATCTAAGACTTTCTGAGGCCTGAAGGGAGACTTGGAAGTCCACTGATCTAATTTAAGACATTTAGGTATGACTTCTCAATTTTAAGATCTATGTACAAGTACTACTTAAATGTAAGACTTTTGAAGACCACTTCCATCAAATGTAAGACATAAGGCCACTTTGTTACtttttaatgctaaaaataTGATCCAATCAGCTGCTCGTCAATACCCTTGAATGTGGACGTCTGGATGAAGGTTTAGAGGATAATTGAGGACGTCTAAGGATCTGCAGACGAGCCAGATTGGAACACGTCTTCTGTTCCATCTTCGCCCTTGTCTGCATCCATGTTGCGTAAGATGGCTCTGAGTCATCAGCTTTTATTAATTGACACTTGCGCAAGTGGGTTAAGCCCGTTTGTTGCATTAAGGTGACACCACTCTGATGACTAAAATATAAGATAGGATAAGAACAAGCCACCAAACAAATGTTCAGATTGCGTCACAAGTGTACGAcctgcatacattttttttgtcagtcaacAATTTCCTGCTGTTCATCCGTTCAAATGGTATTAGAACCACAAGTTGAAAGTTGTCACTACCTGTGGAGAGCGAGGGAGGCAGAGGGTTCATCTCCTTGTCCACCATCTTCTGGTGCAGCGCGCGCAGGCTGAAGGGCTCTACGGTGAACGGCAGCGTCCCCGTCAGCATGGCGTACATGTTGACGCCGCTGGGACACAAAAGACctcattattcattcattaacGTCCCCTATAAAACACTTGTTCTTTTTATGGGCTCGCTCTCATTTTCATTGATGAAACTCACATGGACCAGACGTCCACTTTGGGTCCGTACTTCTTCCTGGAGAGCAGTTCCGGGGCGGCGTAGGCGGGACTCCCACACTGGGTGCTGAAGGGGTCCGAGTAGCCGAGGATGCCGGCGCAGTTGCTTAGGCCGAAATCTGAGGACGGGTGGGATTATTAATTTTGGGGTTTCTTGTCACTCTATGGCGTAaacgagatgtttttttttgttttgttttttttaccgatGAGCTTGATGTTGTCTTGCTCGTCCAACAGAAGGTTTTCGATCTTCAGGTCTCTGCGGCACAGAGAGAAAACACAAGATTGGGTTACAGTTTCAAGTTCAGGGTTAACGATaacccaatttttttatttattttttaaaatgatgtcaggCGTACCTGTGCACAACGCCGGCCCGGTGCAGGTGCTCGACGGCGAGCACGAGCTGGCGTATGTACTTCTGCGTGCGGCGCTCGTCCAGCCGCTTCTTGTCGTAGATGCGGTTCATGAGGTTGCCGCCGGGGCAGAGCTCCATGACCAGGTAGTAGCTGTTCTCCGTCTCCAGGATGTCCAGCAGCTGCGTGATGTTGGGGTGGCGGATCATCTGctggatgtggccctcgcgACGCAGGTTCTTGGTCACGTACGAGTCCTTCTTGGCCTTGCGCTTGTCGATCACCTTCACCGCCACCTGCGGGACGCGACCACGCGTTAGCTCGCCAGGCAAGAGCCAAAAACCACGCAGCGGTGTAGCGTTAAGTCATCCGCGCGCAAACTCCCGGAACAACTGAAAAATTGGAGGTTTTGGAGATTAAATGAAAGGCAgcttaaatggatacttgactaattgacaattttcagcagtgaaaaattaaaaggatactttacttatttagccattttttggcagtcaaacaatgttttgcctataataaatgtgatattctcATTTAAcagttatctgagcccttgtgatgtcattttcagtcgacagcaagttgcaaaatgtgtttttaatgaaagtatcaaattaattatagacaaaatattaactttttattgctataatgggctaaatatgtgaagtatccttttaatattttatccagaatgaatttgataacttcatcatttttcatgcacaataccTTTTTAAAGACTACCTTTGAACCACCAAATTTAATACCCTTTTAGACCACTTTTGTCAATTTTGAGACTTATCGGATTCAagactttttaaaaaggtaatttttctacttgctgtcgactaatgatgacatcatctgtgctgaggaagtaggtaacgaccaatcatggctcacctgttttctgggttta
The Festucalex cinctus isolate MCC-2025b chromosome 18, RoL_Fcin_1.0, whole genome shotgun sequence genome window above contains:
- the hunk gene encoding hormonally up-regulated neu tumor-associated kinase homolog A isoform X2 is translated as MIRHPNITQLLDILETENSYYLVMELCPGGNLMNRIYDKKRLDERRTQKYIRQLVLAVEHLHRAGVVHRDLKIENLLLDEQDNIKLIDFGLSNCAGILGYSDPFSTQCGSPAYAAPELLSRKKYGPKVDVWSIGVNMYAMLTGTLPFTVEPFSLRALHQKMVDKEMNPLPPSLSTAAICLLKKLLEPDPNKRPNIHQVMADSWLQLANRNTGAPYLNRIHIEEINHTVLLHMTEKMSYKHSEVLSAVLTNRACHTLAVYFLLNKKMKRLSKEYREMQFQEKKKGDKPKNEYFQTQWRKHVDKLTIPPKQAPVYLAVSKGPTKEKKHRTGLLRAITGGHRNSPLAPPGTVASSSMEYLEIQPLFSSHTPQQRRRLATMPPVNNSSSSPEHSVPAPPAPSPIGMHSFGSLAKAERLDDAPASPWYKLTNGTLSPPRHVSAFQPDSSYLKKATIPSPPVLIVHPQPKKSVSADWGGGFSSDTSCSPPSAVGSPPGGSAFSPPKSAFSPLKPASAFSPPSNLSSSSSDPDSPTQRAKFPCVGPFKKKVQLQPFSFRPEQVVEEVVSPPPYPMQTLLCASGALKTLC
- the hunk gene encoding hormonally up-regulated neu tumor-associated kinase homolog A isoform X1 translates to MPVAECDVLQSEGPAGSGETDEGDLAPAAAAATLCSSPAADILKNFYHTKRVGNYLIGRKLGEGSFAKVREGLHALTGEKVAVKVIDKRKAKKDSYVTKNLRREGHIQQMIRHPNITQLLDILETENSYYLVMELCPGGNLMNRIYDKKRLDERRTQKYIRQLVLAVEHLHRAGVVHRDLKIENLLLDEQDNIKLIDFGLSNCAGILGYSDPFSTQCGSPAYAAPELLSRKKYGPKVDVWSIGVNMYAMLTGTLPFTVEPFSLRALHQKMVDKEMNPLPPSLSTAAICLLKKLLEPDPNKRPNIHQVMADSWLQLANRNTGAPYLNRIHIEEINHTVLLHMTEKMSYKHSEVLSAVLTNRACHTLAVYFLLNKKMKRLSKEYREMQFQEKKKGDKPKNEYFQTQWRKHVDKLTIPPKQAPVYLAVSKGPTKEKKHRTGLLRAITGGHRNSPLAPPGTVASSSMEYLEIQPLFSSHTPQQRRRLATMPPVNNSSSSPEHSVPAPPAPSPIGMHSFGSLAKAERLDDAPASPWYKLTNGTLSPPRHVSAFQPDSSYLKKATIPSPPVLIVHPQPKKSVSADWGGGFSSDTSCSPPSAVGSPPGGSAFSPPKSAFSPLKPASAFSPPSNLSSSSSDPDSPTQRAKFPCVGPFKKKVQLQPFSFRPEQVVEEVVSPPPYPMQTLLCASGALKTLC